Proteins from a genomic interval of Maniola jurtina chromosome 8, ilManJurt1.1, whole genome shotgun sequence:
- the LOC123867752 gene encoding uncharacterized protein LOC123867752, which produces MKHQEVSVDYWAMLKTMFTYGALTALCWIMLRLFHAVFTLPRRLRSQQENIQNTLKDLQKRFPDLNITEEDLMNAEKELEELTKENEENSEKPPQNTSEKKIPEIVETLEEDKKDI; this is translated from the exons ATGAAGCACCAAGAAGTATCAGTGGATTACTGGGCCATGCTGAAGACGATGTTCACGTACGGTGCTTTGACGGCACTGTGTTGGATAATGCTGCGTCTTTTCCACGCTGTGTTCACACTGCCGAGGCGACTGCGATCCCAACAGGAGAACATTCAGAACACACTGAAAGATCTACAG AAAAGATTTCCTGATCTGAACATAACAGAAGAAGATCTTATGAACGCTGAAAAAGAGTTGGAGGAACTTACTAAAGAAAATGAAGAAAACTCGGAAAAACCGCCTCAAAACACGAGCGAAAAGAAGATACCAGAAATAGTGGAAACTTTGGAAGAAGACAAGAAAGACATTTAA